The genomic interval CATGAACAGAGGCTGAGATGAATCATTACCAAAGAAGCCTGACATCAACATTCTTTAACATTTTTCCCCAACTGAAAAGTTTCTAAAGCCAGCAAGGGCACGTTTCAATGCAGGCATTGTCCAGAGTTACCTCTCACTCCCAAGACAGCTCCTGATGCACAGCCGCCTATGAAATAGTTCAAAGGATCCTCTGGCTCTTCCCGGACTTGGGCACTGAGACAGGTACTTAAGCCAAACACAGCTCCCAGTGTAGCTGTAAAGAATtgaaaagcaaaatcaaaatcCTCAAGGACCAGAGAATTCACACTGAGCACGACTTCAATATTCACAGTGACTACAATGGCAAATGAAGATCCATTTCCCAGGGACATCCTAGCCCAGCTGCTACAGTGAGACTCAGCATTCACTCAGTCCCACTCAGCTTCCCTGGGtttctctccctgcactgctcagagCTGGAGCCTCATAGCACCCCACACCCACTGCCCCCAAAGAGCACCACATGCTGACAGGGTATCACCTAACAGCCCTTCCCGACAAGGCATGGGGCAGCCCTGACAGCTGGGGGCAATGGAGGGGAGCAGTGGTGTCTGTGCAGCCGCTTCCCCAGCTTTGCCTGGACTCTGCACTGTAACTCAGCCCTCAAGTCCCTGTGAAGCCACCTCACAGCACCAGGCAGAGCAAGCCCaagggctctgctctccctgtacACTGCTAGTCCTGGCACTTTCCTCCTCTGCCTGCCTGGGGCTCACAATGATTACTGGATAGCAGGAAAATGAATTGAGTTTGTAAATTATTCTTGTTTGTAAACTGACCTTGAAATGAAAAATTTTGAATTGAACTAAGAAACCGCAAAGCAGAAGCACCCTGTCCACTGAATTACACACTTCATCCCATCAGACCCTACACTGATATAATTGCAAACTTTGGCAAAGAGCTGTGTCAAGAAAAGCTGGGTTTGTATCTAGTATAAACTCTTGATCATGAAACATGAATCTGTCTACCAGGCAGCATCTGCAGATTTCAATTCGCCTTTCTTGGGAACAACAAAAGTATCCAGGTTAAAAATTTTCAATCCCTATATAAAACCAGCAGCTCCTGTTACAATCCTATGCAGAAAATGAATTATGCTGATGCCAAAATCAACTGAAAAGAGCACTGCAGAAACAAAACCCCCAGACCTAGGACTGCATTTCAActttcctgctctccctgctttgAACCAAGGCATCTGTAGGCAAAATGCAcagcctgaggccatgaggtgtAGCTCCTGAACAGCAGGCAGGACAAACCCTTCCTCAGGTATGAAACTGAGGACCCAATATGCCTGTTTAGGATTAAGGGATTTACTGAAATCACAGTTGATTACATGATCCAGTGCCTTCATAACGACCTCAGCTCATTAGAGGATATGCCAGATCCTGGTTTAGAGTCAAACTACTCAAAAACACAAACCTGGACTGACTGTGCCCCATCTCAGAGCACCAGCACTTAGGGAGAGGCAGAGGTGGCACAAACCATTCAATTAGACTGAAAAGCAAAACTATGCTAAGAGGAAAACTGCACTTGACAAGGGACAGAATAAGCTTCAACTATGCAGCCCATTCagcttcctgctcctctcttcagCATCCACTTTCTCTTCCAAAGACAATTCAAGACAACTGCATAGTTTCTCCTTGTCTATAGAACATGATGGGGGAAACCCCACGTTTATTTTCCTTTTGCCaccaaaaatactgcattgttcTTTAGCAAATGCACTTTATTAAATACAATACCTAAATATATTAAGCAAAAATCTAAATTTGCTCATACTATGTTGTTGCTCCCAAACTGAGTactctaaaaatacaaaaaaccacaATGTACCTTTTACTCTAGACTGCAAAAAATATGTTACCTCACCTGCAAATCAGGGATATGTCTTTCCATTTCACTGCTCTGTCTCTTGCCTAAACAACGACCCAAGCCCGGTGGAAGAGAGAACCACCGAAACCGTGCAGGGGCAGAGGCAAAGGCAAAAGTGAGGGCGCAGCCACACCGGGCGCAGGCGAGGCTGGCGTCCCTGCGGAGTTCCGTCCCAGAGTTACACTGCCGAGGGGCCCGGCCCTTACCCATCGTGACACTGTCCGCCGCTGCCGTCTGCAGTGCGGCCAGAGCCGAGCCGGGCCGCAGCAGGATGATGCGATACGCCGCCCCGACCAGGCCTGCAACACAGCACTGCGCGTCAccggccgggcccgagcccaGGCCCCGCTCGGCCGCCCCCCCGCGTGCCTCCCTGCCCCCGGTGCCCACCCGCGGCCGCGCCCACGCGCGTGGCGAGCCAGGTGCGCTGCGGGCACTGCTCGCCCTCGGGCCCGTCCCAATAGCCCGCCATGGCGGCAAGGGCACGACCGAGCTCTCGCGAGAGGACGgcaccgccccgccccgccccgccccgccccgccccgcgagGGGGCGAGGCCAGGGATCGTCCCGCGGGCACGCGCGTGACGAGTgcagcggccccgccccgccccgccccgcggggAGCCGGaagcagggccgggccgggccgggcccgtccGCTCCGCGCCAACCGGGaccagggccgggccgggccgggcccgtccGCTCCGCGCCGGCCGCTGCCCGAGCACACCCGCGCCGTCGCTGGCCTAAGGGATTTCTGTTTGGTGTTCCCAGGTGCCCCACCCGCGGCTCCCAGGCTGTTTGCCTAATCCCGGGGCTGTGACCCTGCCTTTTGTCTTTGCTGTCTGCTTGCAGGGTGGGGAGATcagtgtggttttgttttgttgtgggtGTTTTGCCTTTTTGTGGGGCaggggttgttttttgtttgtggttcgcttttggttttgtttttggtagGGTCTACGACTCTTACTTATTGGcgtttgaaatatttttaatgaattttcaAAGATTCTGATTTAGTTCGCTGTGTCTATACTGCTGTATGGTTCCTATTTCCTGCAGAAATAAAAAACATGCTTTGACAGAGGTTATAGAGATGCTATATACATTGATTTTTCTAGTTGTCCACAGTACACCAATGAAAAGACAACTCTACTGTGCTTCTTGGTGATATATGGAAAATCACACAATGAAAAGCCAATGTCCATAACGGAGACTGAGGAGTCCTGCgattttatttgaataaagggcaAGGATCCACTGGGACACACGCCCATGGCGTTTTGTTCTCTCGAGGTTGCAGAGGACGCAGCTTCCTTTTATCCCAAATTCCCGGTTGCATGTTGCCCTCTTCCTttgcccactggctgaggtacGAGGAAGGTAGAGCCTTCCCGAACCGCCTTACCACATATTCCCCCTTGAAGCTGtcattttaccccaaagttcAGAAGTTCAGGTTTGTCCTCCACTTGTCTGTTTCAGAAGTTGGGCTATCTGGGCTCGGTAGCAAACCTGCTTGAAGTTAGTAGAGACTTTAAGAGCCATTTCAAAGACATTAACACCCATACCCTCACCCATCGAATGGGTTTGTAAAGACATTAGCATGCATCTCCCCTATCAGTGACATCCCTTCAAGCAAAGCTGTTCCAGTTGTTTTCCCGACTCTCGAAATAACTCCAGGATCTGAGTGAAGAAGTCTACAACTGTATCTTTGTTAGCTCAAGCTTTCTCACCTCCCTACCTCTTTTCCCTGTATGTGAAAAGCATATTAAATACTTGATTTCTGCATTTTCCAGTATGCTGAGTCCCCCACAGTATCTCTTTCCGATACGAGCTCTAAACAGCTGGAGTTGGATGCTACTGCTCCGTTATAAAGGAATATTTGTAGTGCTCTATCCTGCTGGCAGTAAAGTTGGAGCTTCACGAGCcctgcagcaggaaaaggagAAGGGACATGACCTTCCTGAAAGCCACCTACATACTATCTCAGCCTAAAACCTCTATAAAACACTATATTCCTCTTGCTGGAAcaagccaaaaaaaaccccaacaaaccccaGAACAAGCATGTTCTGATGAGAGCGAGTCATTTATTGAAGTTTTCTGAATTGTCTTgcagttaggaaaaaaaaaccctcagcattGAACTTTgatctatattaaaaaaaaaaataccggGGTTCGGTAGCTGTGCTGTATCACACCAGAGATGTGCTGGGGTGTGCTCACAACGCAGCAGGCAAACCTCCTGTGTTCCAGAGCTGTCTCAGGGTCAGAAGGAGGGGGTGTGGAGTGCATTCACAACACAGGGCCTTCCACTGACCCTCGGCTTGGGCACTGCTTCCTCTGCGTGCCGGAGAGCTAGCTGTTCTTACACACAGAACCAATGCCACCATCAAGCACTCACTGGTGCTTTAATAAAGGATGCATTTTTTAGAACAGCTTTACCCCTTCTCCAAAGCTCTTCCTAAGCACACCAGATGGAGAGCTGCGTGACCCTTCCAGACAGCAGGATGGAGAAAACACTTGCCTGCAGGGTGGCACATGCTGCAAATGTTCTTTCCCCAATAAAAACCATACAGAAGCCACTGAATCTTGCACAGGGCAAGACTCTACACCATTAAGTAACAAATAGTTTTCGGGATCCAAGCAGCTGTTAAATGGTCTTCTGAGACCATATCCCATGCAGCAAATTCCTAATGCATCTTCCACTGACAAGGGAGGTGGGACAGAGAATTCACAGATCTCCTGCTTTGCAGCAGGTACAATGCCTGCAGCTGCAAGACTCAGCACACTGCTGTCTACAGCTCTCCACTTGCCTCGTGGACAGACTGCAGCTCACCTGCTGCACACTGCTGGTAGTGGTTCATTCAGCAGATACATATCTTTGGGCTGCAGACCCTCCCCGGGCAGTCAATGCTGTTAAGAAAGCTACAATAAGAGAGAACAGTTACCTTACTATAAACAGGCAAGTTCCAGGGAAAGCAATGCATAATTAATGTAAGATTTTCCCTAAAAACTAACTTGGTTCCAAATGATTTTACTGCTGATTAATAAACTTGCTGATACAGGGAGAAAAAACTTGCTTAAACAGGGAGAGGGAGTTCCCATTGTACTACAAGATGCAGATAACTGTGTTgtagatgagtaatgcaatggttgactctcacaattaaagaaCAAATACgatgtatatgttaagagaagttttgtagatgtatagttatgtttcTCCCCCCTTGCATTGTTACCACAGAATGCCCTGGGTAGtcaggacatttgggagggtcagcttgttacTACATGTGAAACATGCATATTATAGGATTGGgtcttcacaaatattaaaaggaatactatatgtgttatgttggaaagttatgttgtattaattttGTAGTACTGTTAGTACTGTATTAATCCTTGTTAAGTAGTgtgtaaatatagttttaggcaataacatattaaaatagaaactatgtgatgtaagatactttttgtaactagctcaaggaatggataagatagtcaagaaattcttcacagagATAATAGCAACAAGACACCAAAATTTCaaaagaagaattattgcctccctATTGGGGAAAACCAGACTCCTTCCACCTCCTTCCAGACTCCGAGGAGCCAAACaatgatttacaagatgaagggggGGAAGTtgacaataaacagaaaaatccctagcttgaaaggaatgtttgcatcatgaatgagatatatgaatatgcaagaggctattgcttttaagggttaatcctttgttagtggTTATGCTTTTTGGGGGCTTAATGCCCAGGAAGCATCCAGATGTCTGTAACTCCTtgcttttttattgtcttttattgtcctaactctgattgcccaaattcttattgctctaattgttattatttttataaccattttattactattaaacttttaaaattttaagacaagtgattggtgtttttcgcACTATGGtaacatctgacctccaatcaagatgtaaaaaaattatctccaccactggacagtgaagaaggagtcaattGACAAAACTTTGGAAGTGGCCAAATGGTTGAAAGATGGAGTatccattgtgtggatgagcagATGGTGAtagaatcctttgctcctggtgcgctgtattattttttctattcagtcttctgttgtattttttaatatggttttAATAAACTTCCTAAATTTTTTGAAAGTGAgtatcatttctcacaaatggggactaGGCCGTGATATACACCTGGCCCCGGTGGCCCTAGGACTTTTCAAAAAAGACACGTCCCTGCCACAAGTTTGGCAGATTCTATCAGACTTTCCCAGGACTACTGGTGGTCACAGGTTGGAGccccaaagacaccaggagactgaataaagaaaaaggggaaggggAGGTGAATGTCATCCTCATAACCATATTTGCGATTCTGTAAAGCCAATGTATAAAAGTCAGCTTCAAACAAGTATTACACGGGACCTGTCCTGGTCTGTTGAAGCTTCAGGATATTGGACAGTCGAAAGGAAAAAACAGTGGGACACTtggggggaggaaaaaacagcAGGACACATGGGGGGACCCCATGGAGACTGACACTGTGGCTGGCAGGACACGTGAGATTGAAGGATTTTGGGGGCTTGGGAGCGGGGCAGTCGCTGAAGGGTTTGCAGCAGGGGTTGCCCATCAGGGAAGACTCTGCTCATGTTGGGACAgggctgcagctgagcagagccagacagggcagggagcagagtgcaactgtgggaccagagcattgaaccaAGGAGGAGAGGAACAGCAGGGACCAACCTGGTGATACAGAAGTCCCTGGATCgtaggtgctttttttttttactttttggaaGAGAGGTTaagtttttttctctctcttccctttttctttcctccttaCCTTTTCCTTTCTTAGGAAGGCGGGCCTTCCTGGGAGGGCCTGTGGTTACCTGTTGAGATGGGATTGGGAACAAGCAGGGAATTCCCCAAGGAGGAAGGAAGAAGCAAGGAAGTACCAATAGGGACACCCCCAGATAGCCctctgggaaggaaactagcctgGTGGAAATATGACCCCAATACCGGAGATAAGGACAAGCTCAAAAGGATTCAGTACTGCATGCTAGAATGGACTGAAAGGGAAATTAGGAGCGATCATGCACACTGGCTGGGATACGGATCAGACAAAGGAAGGACACGTCGGGCATAAAACATCTATGTAAGAGCTCAGAAACCATTCATTCAGGAAGAGTGTGACTATGCTGCCTGTTGGGAGAGGGAGACTTCAACCTTGAAGGTGAGCGTGTTTAAGGTATCAggaaataaagaatgggacccgTTAGAAAACTTGCCCTCTCCACCTCCAGTAGCCCCAACTGcacctcccctaccccctgatggcTCTAGCCAAAACACTAGGAACAGAatggcacaatgagaggaaagcagatcaggggatgggaaccaagcaaTAGTATTATATCCTCTGAGAAAAGTACCACTGGGTGGGGCACAGGGAGGAATTGGATTTGTAACCATACCTCTCGATTCctctgatgtgagaatgttcaagaaagaattaaaaggattactagaggaccctattggattagtggaacagttagaccagtttctggggcccaatatttatacatgggaagagatgcaatcaataatgaccatgCTATTCACACCAGAGGAAAGACAGATGATCCAGGCAGCTGGGATacggatatgggaaagggagcacaTGCAAGGACCTCCTCGGGACCTGAAAATGCCTGTAGTGTGCCCCAGTTGGgaccacaacagccctgggggAATACAAGACATGGAAGAGTACAGAACATTAATTATAAGTGGTATCAAAGAAGTAGCTCCATTAAATCAAAATGCTTGTAAAGCTTTCAATGAGCagcaaaagagggaagaaaattcAACAGAGTAGCTGGAAAGATTGAGGAAACATATGAGGGGATACCCCAATATTCAAGAGTTGACCTGTAGGagtccttaaaatcagagggttttgggagagCTGCAAAAGACAGGTATCAGAGATAACAGAACTGCGATTAGAGCTAAGGagtagccataagatttgtcagcagaaaaattatataagaagtagaaaagtaaggacaaatagaacaatggtctgtgtattaacacttgtctagaataactccctaagctacagaaaagtatatctagccagatgttaggaagttctaagcttaataatggagctctgtgcattgtgtttgaaggctcacaagcaggtattgtattcgaaagaagcaagcattgttttaaccaaaggtacgtgtgcttatagtgattggatagaactactgtcgatgtgcttttgctttgggtgattggtcaaaaaacttttgaaGTAAGTTGAAGTAACAAAAAACCTTTGAAGTAATTGaagtaacattaagttctttgtctgctgctggggacgtgagctgctggcatcttcccattgtcataaccatgtaatgagactgatgctagaaAATAAACAACTTGAGACACGATCCTCAGCAGTTCTGTCACATTCatgatttgtacacagacccctGGCCAGCAATATGACCCTGATACAATGGCCAGACAgattttactaaagataaattttgtcagtTTTGCTTGGCCAGATGTACGTAGGaagttagaaaagttagatgATTGGCAAGAAAGGAGATTAGAAGATCTTTTCAGAGAGACACAGGAAGTGTATGTAAAGAGGGATGCAGAGAAGGCCAAGGCGAAAGCCAAGGTAATGATAACCACCACTAGGGAAGGACAACAGCACGTAAAGAACAACCCATGTAAGGGAGGGGCACCACAAATGTGAGAAAAcagatggaggggggatgcagctccttgggactggacATAAAAAAGAGAGTTTGGGAGATGGGGGAATGTaggaccagtttgcttttactgtaaagagaatgggcatatcagaaagaattgcccCTAAAGGGAAAAGGACCTGAGAGTCtgtgagactgagcaaaaaggagaagcagaagacTAGGGGTGTtaggggctctacctcctggggacagaatgccatcaggagcccttgataacttcaAAAATGGGTCCCCAGGAggaagaattggaattcttgtagacacaggggctgaaagaacttATGTTTGTAGAATTCCAAAGAGGTGCAAAAAGGGTCAAGATACCATGCAAGTAATAGGTGCAAACGGGGAAGGGTTCAAAGTCTCATTTATAAAGCAAGTAAAGTTTGAAGGGACAAATAAAATAGGGATTGGGAATGtcctattagttccagaagccgGGTGCAGTTTATTAGgatgggatttacaggtgcagttgGACATTGGAGTACTCCCAGAGGAAGCaaaaatggtagttaagcttcttcaattaagggaagaagataagaaaaaaattCATAGAATGgtatgggcaaaactgaaaaattgAGGTAAATTAAACATGAAATCTATGGTAATAAAAATAGTTCATGAAAACCATCCAGTTCAGGTAGGACAATAttcactctccctggaagggagacaAGGACTATGGCCTGTGATCCAGGGCCTACTTGAGGAGGGGACCTTAGAatcatgtatgtccccccataatacacccagattaccagtaaagaagtcaagtgagact from Melospiza melodia melodia isolate bMelMel2 chromosome 7, bMelMel2.pri, whole genome shotgun sequence carries:
- the NDUFA11 gene encoding NADH dehydrogenase [ubiquinone] 1 alpha subcomplex subunit 11 → MAGYWDGPEGEQCPQRTWLATRVGAAAGLVGAAYRIILLRPGSALAALQTAAADSVTMATLGAVFGLSTCLSAQVREEPEDPLNYFIGGCASGAVLGVRAHSYLTGTTACLGFGITAALMKIGNKEGWRLTGPPKL